The window TTGCGCGGCGCCTTCATCCTCGCCGCCGACACTGTGGTCGCGGTCGGCCGCCGCATCCTGCCCAAGGCCAATCTGGTCGACGAGGCCTCGCAATGCCTGCGGATGTTGTCGGGGCGCAACCACAGAGTCTACACCGCGATCTGCCTGGTGACGCCGAAGGAGGCGTTCCGCCAGCGCCTGGTTGAAACCCGCGTGCGCTTCAAGCGCTTGAGCGAGGACGACATCCAGGCCTATATCGGTTCCGGCGAATGGCGCGGCAAGGCCGGCGGCTACGCCGTGCAGGGCATCGCCGGATCCTTCGTGGTCAAGATGGTCGGCTCCTATTCCAATGTCGTCGGCCTGCCGCTCTATGAGTCGGTGACGCTGCTCGGCGGCGAGGGTTTTCCGATCCGCTTCGGCTGGTTGAATGCCAGCTAAGCCACCAAAGGGCGCCGGCCCGGGCAAGGCGGCGGCCAAGGGGGCCGCCAAAGGAGCGGCCAGGCGATCGGCCAAGAAGTGCCCGATCTGCGGCAAGCCGGCCAACGAGGTTTCGAAGCCATTTTGTTCCGAGCGCTGCCGCGATGTCGATCTGAACCGCTGGCTGTCGGGGTCGTACTCCATCCCGAGCCGTGAGGACGAGGACGACGACGGCGAA is drawn from Bradyrhizobium lablabi and contains these coding sequences:
- the yacG gene encoding DNA gyrase inhibitor YacG produces the protein MPAKPPKGAGPGKAAAKGAAKGAARRSAKKCPICGKPANEVSKPFCSERCRDVDLNRWLSGSYSIPSREDEDDDGE
- a CDS encoding Maf-like protein — encoded protein: MLGRPKFVLASGSPRRLSLLNQAGIEPDALRPADVDETPRRGELPRACANRLARAKADAALKSVHLDDELRGAFILAADTVVAVGRRILPKANLVDEASQCLRMLSGRNHRVYTAICLVTPKEAFRQRLVETRVRFKRLSEDDIQAYIGSGEWRGKAGGYAVQGIAGSFVVKMVGSYSNVVGLPLYESVTLLGGEGFPIRFGWLNAS